In Pseudoliparis swirei isolate HS2019 ecotype Mariana Trench chromosome 2, NWPU_hadal_v1, whole genome shotgun sequence, the following are encoded in one genomic region:
- the si:ch211-67e16.11 gene encoding uncharacterized protein si:ch211-67e16.11, which translates to MLLWDANLNGVADLKERYSVNELLADLAGCRAARVLLFVDQSYSGVLSKRLRGSQKHLNVVLIQSQTRAPQRPGPGREEGGWSHVGPSSCLLDHLGKGAGMPRLLEPWAGLLNVTLAGAPCNVTPPLTDGELRREYQGCQNLPTALWHRRHRRTD; encoded by the exons ATGTTGCTGTGGGACGCCAACCTCAACGGCGTc gccgaCCTGAAGGAGCGCTACTCCGTCAACGAGCTGCTGGCCGACCTGGCCGGCTGCCGGGCGGCGCGCGTGCTGCTGTTCGTGGACCAGAGCTACAGCGGCGTTCTGTCCAAGAGGCTGCGGGGGTCCCAGAAGCACCTCAACGTGGTCCTGATCCAGAGCCAGACCCGCGCCCCCCAGAGGCCGGGCCCGGGCCGGGAGGAGGGCGGCTGGTCCCACGTCGGCCCCTCCAGCTGCCTGCTGGACCACCTGGGGAAG ggcGCCGGGATGCCCCGCCTCCTGGAGccgtgggccggcctcctgaaCGTGACGCTGGCCGGCGCCCCCTGCAACGTCACGCCGCCGCTGACGGACGGCGAGCTGCGGCGGGAGTACCAGGGCTGCCAGAACCTGCCCACCGCGCTGTGGCACCGGAGGCACCGGAGGAccgactga